One genomic window of Arachis hypogaea cultivar Tifrunner chromosome 8, arahy.Tifrunner.gnm2.J5K5, whole genome shotgun sequence includes the following:
- the LOC112706441 gene encoding adenine phosphoribosyltransferase 1 — translation MQSGVGVCCSSSSNWLFGLAPAAAPLLPSSLTTISFPISKSSSSSSLITLSTPLLIASPLRSIASASGSSQLNEMASDDAQDPRLQRISSAIRVIPDFPKPGIMFQDITTLLLDTKAFKDTIDLFVERYRDQNISVVAGVEARGFIFGPPIALAIGAKFVPMRKPNKLPGEVISEEYSLEYGTDKMEMHVGAVQRGDRALVIDDLIATGGTLCAAIKLLERVQAQVVECACVIELPELKGRDKLTGKPLFVLVKGA, via the exons ATGCAATCAGGTGTGGGTGTGTGTTGCTCCTCTTCCTCCAATTGGTTGTTTGGGCTTGCACCCGCAGCCGCCcctcttcttccctcttctcttaCTACAATTTCCTTCCCAATTTCaaagtcttcttcttcttcttcactcatcACACTCTCCACTCCCTTACTAATTGCATCTCCTCTACGCTCCATTG CGAGTGCGAGTGGTTCGTCTCAGCTTAACGAAATGGCTTCCGATGATGCTCAAGATCCACGCTTACAGAGAATCTCCTCTGCGATCCGTGTCATCCCTGACTTCCCTAAGCCTG GAATTATGTTTCAGGACATAACCACGCTGCTGCTTGATACTAAGGCTTTTAAAGATACCATTGACTTGTTCGTTGAGAGGTACAGAGATCAAAACATTTCTGTTGTTGCAG GTGTTGAAGCAAGAGGATTTATATTTGGCCCACCTATTGCATTGGCTATTGGTGCAAAGTTTGTCCCCATGAGGAAACCCAACAAGTTGCCAG GGGAGGTAATTTCAGAAGAGTATTCTCTTGAGTATGGAACTGACAAAATGGAGATGCATGTAGGAGCTGTACAACGTGGAGATCGAGCCTTAGTCATAGATGATCTTATTGCCACTGGGGGCACCTTATGTGCTGCAATTAAGCTACTAG AACGTGTTCAAGCACAAGTTGTTGAGTGTGCTTGTGTGATTGAATTGCCGGAGTTAAAG GGGCGAGATAAGCTTACCGGCAAGCCACTATTTGTCCTAGTTAAAGGAGCCTGA